Proteins from a genomic interval of Microbacterium imperiale:
- a CDS encoding PadR family transcriptional regulator, which translates to MSPVFSHGDLRLYLLSLLDESPRHGYDLMQALSDRTGGTYSPSAGTIYPRLAKLEDEGLVTKTVDGRKTVYEITDAGREQLEARRHDLDGIEAGLADSVRLIADEVRGSVRAAMKSLQADLAAAANADRESAKRSPQPESPRAQARAQAQRADAAIAEFRVNVKADLRSHVARDGDIAASVIDDLVATLEGARQDLLRALRG; encoded by the coding sequence ATGAGTCCCGTCTTCTCCCACGGCGACCTTCGCCTGTACCTGCTGTCTCTGCTCGACGAGTCGCCGCGCCACGGCTACGACCTCATGCAGGCACTGTCCGACCGCACCGGCGGCACCTATTCACCCAGCGCAGGCACCATCTACCCGCGCCTGGCCAAGCTCGAGGATGAGGGGCTCGTGACCAAGACCGTCGACGGTCGCAAGACCGTCTACGAGATCACCGACGCAGGGCGCGAGCAGCTCGAGGCCCGCCGTCACGACCTCGACGGGATCGAGGCCGGCCTCGCCGACAGCGTCCGCCTCATCGCCGACGAGGTGCGCGGCAGCGTCCGCGCAGCGATGAAGAGCCTGCAGGCCGACCTCGCCGCCGCCGCCAACGCCGACCGCGAGTCGGCGAAGCGCTCTCCGCAGCCCGAGAGCCCCCGCGCTCAGGCGCGGGCGCAGGCCCAGCGAGCGGATGCCGCGATCGCGGAGTTCCGCGTGAACGTCAAGGCCGACCTGCGCTCGCACGTCGCGCGGGACGGCGACATCGCCGCATCCGTCATCGACGACCTCGTCGCGACCCTCGAGGGCGCGCGACAGGATCTGCTGCGCGCGCTGCGCGGCT